The genomic stretch TTTTCCCTGTCTGCTTAAAGATCGACAGCGAGCCAAATGAGAAAAGAAAAAGCAAAGCGGCAGCGACCAGGACTTCTATCAAAGTGTATCCTTTATTCACCCCTGACCCTCCCGGCGGAAGAAATTATCACCTTTCGAGGTTTGCCGGATCTAATGTTCAAAACAAGGGTCCCTGAGCCTCCCGGCAGAGTATATCCATCTGCGGTAAAAATAATTGATTTTGCCGAAGGGGCGGTCACGCCAGGCAGGATCGGACTAATTGTTTTGCATTCCGCCTGGCCAGAAGTGGCCAAAGCCAAAGCCTGCCCTCGTCTTAGATTGGAAACCGACAGACTGGCGGCAGTTTTGACCAACAACCGGTCTTTTAGCCGGTTCACCGACGGCAGCATAATAATGGTTAATAAGCTGAAAATAGCCAGCACGGCTAAAAGCTCGACCAGCGTGAACCCCCGCCTCATCCCCGCACCCTCCCTTTACTTCTTCTCGACTACCAAATTATCTATCAGCCTTGTCTGCCCGATCCAAATCGCCAGGGCGACCAGGACTTTTTTTGCATCAAATCCAGCTTCGGCCAATGTTTCCGGGTCTGCCAACTCAATATAATCGATCTTTGCCAGCGGCTCTTTTTCAACGAGTTCTCTTAGCTGTTGCTTGATCGCATTTATTGGCTCTTTGCTGATTTTCTCCTTGGCCAATTGCAGCGCCCGGAAAATAACCCCGGCCGCCTCCCTTTCGTCCAACTTTAGATAATCGTTACGTGAACTTTTTGCCAGGCCATTCGCCTCTCTAATCGTCGGCATCGTCACGATCTCGATCGGAAAATTCAGGTCTTTCGTCATTTTCCTGATGATCAGCTGCTGCTGATAGTCCTTTTCCCCAAAAAAAGCGAGATCCGGCCGGGTTAAATTAAACAGCTTAGCGACAACCGTCAATACTCCGGAAAAATGGCCGGGCCGGCTCTTGCCGCAAAGCGCCTCAACCAACCCCCCGTTAATTTCGACATTTGCAGAAAAGCCGGCCGGGAACATCGCCTCCGCCTCTGGTGTAAAAACCACGTCAATTTCATAAGGGGTGAGCAAGGCCAGGTCTTTGTTAAGATCCCGGGGATAATTTTTAAAATCTTCGTTTGGGCCAAACTGCTTTGGATTAACAAATATTGAAACTACCAGAAAATCGCATTTTTTTCTGGCCGCTTCAACCAGCGACAGGTGCCCTTCATGGAGTGCTCCCATGGTCGGGACCAGTCCGACCCTCTTTCCGGCCCGCCGGACCTCGCCGGTAAGCCGCTGCAGCTCCAGCGGATCGGCTATCGCTTTCACCCTATTTTACCGCCCAGAATCTCGCGATCGACCAAAGGACTATCGCCAAAACCAGAGCAAGCAGCTTAAGCCCGGCGTTTTTGGTGAAAAATTCCTTAAGCATTGCCCCCCTCCTTTGGAGTTTCTTCCTTGTTTTCAGCTGTGGGGCGCTGCCAAGCGGCGTAATCGCATTTCGGGTAATTGCTGCAGCAGTAAAATATCCGCCCTTTCCTGGTCTTTTTCATCACGACATCCCCGTCGTCTTTGGGGCACTTGACCCCGATCTTGCGGAGCAATGGCTTGGTCGTTTTACAGGTGGGGTAATCTGAGCAGGCCAGGAACGAGCCAAAGCGTCCATGCTTGATAACCATCGGCTTGCCGCATTTCGGGCAATTTTCCTGGACCTCCGGGGCCGCTCCTTCCCCTTCCGGTTTTTCTACGTCCTTGGTATAAGTGCATTTTGGATAGTCGGAACAGGCATAAAAATCACCATACCGGCCCTGGCGGATAACCAGCTTGTTGCCGCATTTCGGGCAGAGTTCGTCGGTCATGATCTCTTTTTTAACCTTTTCCATTTTGATATCCGCTTCGGCCAGCGCCGCCGCGAATGGCTTATAAAACTTTTTCAAGACGTCAACCCATTCGATCTTGTTGTCAATAATGTCGTCAAGCTGGTCTTCCATGTCGGCGGTAAAGGTAATGTCCATGATCTCCGGAAAGTGCTTGACCAACAGCCCGTTGGTCACGACCCCGATCTCGGTCGGTTTGAGCGCCCGTCCCTCTTTCTCAACATACCCGCGGTCCTGGATCGTTGAAAGAATTGGGGCATAGGTCGACGGCCGGCCGATCCCCTTGTGCTCCAGCTCCTTGACCAAAGAAGCCTCGGTATAGCGGGCGGGGGGTTGGGTAAAGTGCTGCTCGGGCCGGACCTCTTGTTTTTTCAGCTCTTCTTTTTCCGTTAAAGCCGGGAGCCGCCCTTCTTTCTCTTCTTCTTCGTCAAAGCTTTCTTCATACAGCTTTAAAAACCCGTCAAATTTAATGACCGATCCGGTCGACCGGAAAACATATTCTCCTGCGGCAATATCAACCGAGGTCTGGTCAAAGATCGCGCTCTCCATCTGACAGGCGACAAAGCGCTTCCAGATGAGTTCGTAAAGCCTGAACTCGTCCGGCGGCAATGCCTCTTTTATCTTTTCCGGTGTTCTGGCGATCGAGGTCGGCCGGATCGCTTCGTGGGCATCCTGGGCCGACTTTTTGGTTTTATAGTGGTTAGCGTCCTTCGGCATATATTTACCGCCAAATTTGTCTTCAACAAAGAGACGAACTTCCTTTAAGGCCTCGTCGGAGATCCGAACAGAGTCGGTGCGCATATAAGTAATAAGACCAACCCGGCCTTCTCCTTCGACTTCCTCGCCCTCATAAAGCTTTTGCGCTAAAAGCATCGTCTTCTTGGGAGAAAACCCTAGCTTTCTGGCCGCTTCCTGCTGGAGCGAGCTGGTGATAAAAGGAGGGGCAGGATGGCGGTTCTGTTCTTTTTTGCGGACCTCCTTGACGATATACGAAGCATTTTCCAGCTCCTTCATGATCTGGTCAACCGCTTCTTTTGACGGGATTATATTATCCTTCTTTTCCGGTGATGTGGGACGACCGCCAACCGCGTGGGTCCCCTTGGCGACCAAACGGGCCGAGAACTCCTCTTCCTTCTCTGTTGCCAATTGAGCAATAACGTCCCAATACTCGATCGCCTGGAACTTCTTGATCTCCGCTTCCCGCTCGCAGATCAACCGGACAGCAACCGACTGGACACGGCCGGCCGATAAACCTTTGCGGACCTTTTTCCAAAGGAGAGGGCTAAGCTTATAGCCGACCAACCGGTCCAACACCCTCCTGGCTTGTTGAGCATTTACCCGTGCTTCATCTATCTCTCTGGGTGTTTTGATCGCCTTGGCAACCGCCACTTTAGTAATTTCGTGAAATTCTATCCGCTTCGTTTTTTTGGCTACGTCTAAAATAGCATTAAGATGCCAAGCGATCGCTTCACCTTCCCGGTCCGGATCTGGGGCCAGATAAACCATTTTCGCCTTGGCCGCATCTTTTTTTAGTTCTTTGACAATATTCTCTTTTCCTTTAATGATCTTATAGTTTGGCTCAAAATCATGGTCAACTTTAACCCCAAGCGATTTGGGGGGGAGGTCGCGAATATGTCCGCCGCTCGCTTTAACTTCATATTCCTTCCCTAAAAACTTTCCCAAAGTCCTGGCTTTTGCCGGGGACTCTACAATAACTAAATTTTTCGCCATTTGAATCTCCTTTTAAGTCATGTTAACAGACCGCCCCCCACACTGTCAAACAAAGCAACTTTATTGCCATTTGGCGGGGATCACATCATTATATTAGTATCGTCAAGCAATATAAATAATTTCGGCTTATATGTTCAACCGCATTTTTTGGCGTATTCGGGGGATTAACGGTGAAATTTTTTCTCTATTTCTATCTCAGTTAAACCAAATATTAATGGCCGCCCGTGCGGGCAGGTAGTTGGATTTTCGGTTAAAAACAGGTTGCGGATCAATGTCGTCATTTCGACAGTAGTCATCGGTTCACCAGCCTTGACCGCTCCATGACAGGCAACCGATTTCCGTAGATTCTCCTTTTTAGCTTCTACCTGGTCGCTTTTTCCGGTTGCTAATAAATCATTGGCAATATCAACAAACAACCCTACCCCTCCATTTTTCCCGCTGATCGCGGGTATCCCCCTTAAAATAAAACTATTTCGCCCAAATTCCTCGACCTCAAAACCAAAGGACTGAATTAGGCTCAGGTTTTCTTTCACGACTACGGCAGCTGGCAGTTCCAATTCGATAGTTTCCGGCAGCAATAATGCTTGAACATTTACTTTTTCACCCTGGCGGCTTAACTGGTCATAAATGATCCTCTCATGCGCCGCGTGCTGATCAATAACCGACAATCCGCTTCCGTCAGTTGCCACAATATAAGCCTGTTTTAGCTGATAAAGAGGAATAAGCGGCTGTTCCGGGCCGATCACCGCATCCGATGGGGCCTGGACCGCGGGAGTATTTTCACCCGCAAAAAAACCATCAAGCGTTTGCGGCTCCCAAACATTTTGATTATAGTTTTGAGGCTGGCGGCTAAAGTCCTGGCTACCGGATGAGACAGGGGTGATCGTTTTTAAGGCGCTCCTGGATGCGCTCCGGACAGCCTCCATCACCTCCTGATTCTTCATAAATTTTACTTCTATCTTGGTCGGGTGAACATTGACGTCTACTTCTCCGGGATCGATCGTAACCGAGAGGATCGCGATCGGATAGCGGTTGTTCGGTATATATGTCCTGTAAGTTTCTTCAAGCGCCCGATTTAAAAGAAAGCTCCTAACGTATCGGGAATTAACAAAAAAGTTCTCGTACCCCTTATCAACGCGGGAGATCGTCGGCCGACTGATCATTCCAGCTACCTTTCCGGAGCCAAAGCTATGGTTTACCGGCAGCAGCTCCCTGGCGACCGCCGCGCCGTAAACAGCGATGACCGCGGCCAAAAGATCGCCAACCCCGCTGGAAAAAAGGAGCGTTTTACCATCGGACACATATTTGAACGATATTCCCGGATAAGCCAGGACATACTTGGCGATAATATCTCCGCACCGGCCGATCTCGGTCGCGTTTGATTTTAGGAATTTCCTGCGGACCGGGGTGTTGTGGAAAAGATCCTTTACTTCAATGGTCAGGCCGGCAGACGGGTTCTTTTCGATCTTAAGATGCGAAATGCTGGCGATCGACGGCAAAGCTTCCCCGCGAAAGCCAAGCGTCCTAATGTTAAAAAGGTCATCGACAGACCTGATCTTTGAGGTCGAATGACGCTCCAGGGAAAGAGAGATCTCTTTTTCGGTCATGCCGCAGCCATTGTCCGAGACCCTGATCAGTTTTTTTCCGCCATCCTCAATTTCAACAACGATCCGATCGGCACCGGCATCGATCGAGTTTTCAACCAATTCTTTAACAACCGAAGCGGGACGTTCAACCACCTCGCCGGCGGCGATCTTGTTGATCAAATCCTCGGGCAATAGTTTTATCTCTGGCATAACTGTTTTAAATAAATTGCCGGACCATTTCGGCAAATCCCGGGAACGAGGTTTCGATGCAATCGGTATCTTCAATTACTGTCCGGCCAGTCGCGCAAAGCCCGGCGATCGCCATCGCCATGGCGATCCGGTGGTCGCCGGAACTTTCAATCGTTCCCCCTTTTAGCTTTACCGGCCCTGATATCCGCAAGCCATCATCAAGCTCCTCGACTGCCACCCCAAACTTACGAAGCTCCGTCGCGATCGTTTTGATCCGGTCGCTCTCTTTAACTCTTAACTCCCGGGCATCCCGGATCTCAGTAACCCCTTCCGCTTGCGACGCCAGCACGGCAATGATCGGGATCTCGTCAATAATTCTCGGGATTATCTCCCCGTCAATTTTAATGCCGTGGAGCCGGGCTGATCGGGCAACGATCTCGCCTCGCGGTTCGCCCGATATAATAATTTCATTTTCAACCTCAACCGAGCCCCCCATGCGATGAATGATCTCTAAAATACCGGTCCTGGTCGGATTAAGTCCAACATTCCTGATCCTTAGCTCCGAGCCCGTAACCATGGTCGCCGCCGCCAAAATAAACGCGGCCGAAGAAATATCCCCCGGAACATCAACCTCTCTGGCGTTTAGTTCCTGGGTTGGCTTCAAAGTGACCAATCCACCCCGTTCGATCGTTCCCCCAAAATGTTCAATCATGCGCTCGGTATGGTCCCTTGAAAAGTTTTTCTCTCGAACGGTGGTTTCCCCCTCCGCGTATAATCCGGCCAACAGGACCGCAGATTTGACCTGGGCGGACGCGACCGGCAGTTCATAGTTTATCCCGTGTAATTTCCCGCCATTAATTATTAAGGGAGGAAAGAGTTCTCCCTCTTTGCCCGGCATTGCTCGCCCCTGAATATCGGCCCCCATTGACCTAAGCGGTTTAGCGATCCGCCCCATCGGCCGTCGCCCGATCGACTCGTCGCCACTGATCTCTGCCGTAAAGCTCTGTCCCGCTAAAATCCCGGCAAGCAAACGGATGGTAGTTCCCGAATTGCCGGTGTAAAGTCGTTCTCTGGGCCGGACCAACCCCCTGAGCCCCTTCCCCTTAACTCTGATCTCAGTTTTGTTTTTCTTGATCTCGATCCCCAGCTTCCGGAAGCAGTCGATCGTCGCCAGGCAATCGGCGCTGGCCAAAAATCCGGTTATTTTGGTCTCGCCATTAGCGATAGAACCAATCATGATCGCCCGATGGGAGATGGACTTATCTCCCGGGACGGTTATTTCCCCCGTAATGGCTTTGGCTTGCTGGACAAGGAGTTGGCTCATGACGCTATAAGTATACCAAACTATTGGCGACTTTCACACAATGTGCTACGATAGCTTTATGGACGATTTAGGGCAAAGAATTGAGTTTCACTCCCATTCGATCTTTAGTGACGGGCTCCTTCTCCCCGCCGCCCTGGTCCGGGAAGCCGAGGTCAAAGGGCACATGGCGCTGGCGATCACCGATCATGTTGACGAGTCGAACCTTGAATCTGTAATCAAAGCGTTAACTCATTTCGAGCGGGAGACCAAGGGAAAGCTCCCGCTTATCTTCATTCCCGGGGTTGAGCTAAGTTATATCCAACCCAAATATATCTCGAACTACGCAAAAAAGGCCCGTAAACTTGGGGCTCGCCTGATCATTGTCCACGGCGAATCGCCGGTTGAGGCGGTCTATCCGGGGACTAACCGGGCGGCGGTCGCGGCCAATGGAATCGCCGATATTTTAGCTCACCCGGGCAAGCTTACCGCGGAAGAAGCTTCGCTGGCGGCTAAGCATGGGGTTTACCTGGAATTGACCGCCAAGCCTGGCCACAACTCGACTAACCGCCATGTTGCCGCTCAAGCAAAGCTAGCGGGGGCAAAGCTGATCGTTGACACCGATTGCCATGATGAAAAAGGACTGATCTCCCAGGAGCAGGCCTTGCAGATCTGCAGGGAGGCTGGGTTAAGCGACGAGGAAGCCCGGATCGTGGTACGGGATAACGCGCGAGAGCTGCTTAAGAGAATCGAACGTCCATAGAATGGCCATGAGCATCCAGCCCTTCTACTTCGCTTAATAATTTAACATCTTTCCAAACATTTTTCAGCGCCGGCTTGGTGTAGCCGATAATGCTTTGGTGTTTTATAAAATCATAGACCCCCAGGGGAGATGAGAAGCGGGCTGTCCCGCCCGTCGGCAGGACATGGTTTGGTCCGGCGATATAGTCGCCGACCGCGACCGGTGAGTGCGGGCCCAAAAATACCGCGCCGGCGTTTTTCACTTTTTCCAGGACCCTCTGCGGCGATCCGATCTCCAAGCCCAGATGTTCAGGGGCGATCTTGTTCGATAGTTCTACCGCTTTCCCCAGGCTTTCCACGTGGAACAAATAGATCTCCGATCCTTCAATTATCTCCTGTCGTTTCAGTTTGATCTTTTGTTCGGCCAGCTCTTTCTGGACCCCGTCGATCATTGGCTTTGAAGTGGTTATCAATATTGCGACCGAGCCGGGGCCGTGTTCCGCCTGGGCCAAAAGGTCGGCCGCAATAAATTCCGGAAAAGCGTCGTCATCGGCAATGATCAAGACATCTGATGGGCCGGCCAAACTCTCGATCCCAACTACGCCAAAGACCTGTTTCTTGGCCAGCATCACGTAAATATTTCCCGGGCCGACAATTTTATCAACTCGACGAATGCTTTCTGTCCCGTACGCCAGAGCGGCTATCGCTTGTGCGCCGCCAGCCTGGTAGACCTCGTTGACCCCTACTTCTTTGGCGGCAACCAGGACATATGGGCTGATCGGCGGCGGGGAGACCAGGACGATCTCCTTAACCCCTGCAACCTTGGCCGGGATCACATTCATCACTACTGACGACGGGTAAGTCGCCCGTCCGCCAGGGACATAAACCCCCACTCTTTCCAGCGGAACCAACCGCTGCCCCATGATCACATCCAAAGGGAGGGTTTCAAACCACTCGTCGTTTTTTTGTTTTTTATGAAAGGCGGTAATATTCTGGATCGCCTTGGTCAATGCATCAAGAAACCCGATTTTCACCTTGTCGTATGCCGCATTTATCTCATCATCGCTTATCCTGATCTTGCCCGGTAGTATTTCCACCCCATCATATTTCCTTGAGTAATCGATCAGGGCGGCATCCCCTTCCCGCCTGGTCCGGGCCACGATCTCTTTCACGGTCTTTTCTTCAGGAAATTCACCGCTCAAGCTTTTTTGCGCAACAAGCCTCGCTACTTCTTTTTCTACTTCCGCTCCGGTTACGATCTTAAGCATTGATGATCGAGCCCCTCTCAATGATCGTGTTATCGGCCAGAATAACCCCCTCGCCGATCCTGACGTCATCTTTTATCGTGCAATTAAAACCAATGATACACCCGCTTAATGAAACGTGGTTGCCGATCTTGCAACCGTGCCAGATGATCGCCCTTTCCAGCACGGATTCGGCCCCGATCTTCACGTCATGTCCGATTATCGAATGGCCGTTTATTCTTGTCTCGGGCCCGACGATCGACCGGTCGCCGACCAATGCCGGGCCATTGATCTTTGCTGTTTTGTCGACCGCTGTTCCTTCGCCCAGCCAAACATCCTTGCCAGCCTTGCTGCCGGATATTTTTATCTCAACTTCTTCTCTTAAGATCGCTTCGTGCGCCTGACGGTATTGGGCCGGCTTGCCGATGTCTATCCAGTAGCGGTCAGAAAAGAAAGCGAACATCGGCTCGCCGCCGGCCAACAATTCCGGAAAGAGCTGCCGTTCAAAAGAATGCTCCACCCCTTTGGGGACTTTTTTAAATACTTCCGGCTCAATAATATAAAACCCGGCGTTGATCCTGTCCGTTGCCCCGTAAGCCGCGTAGAGCGAGATTTTTTCCCAGCTCGGCTTTTCCACAAAATGGGTGATCTTCCCTTCATGATCGGCAATGACCAGCCCATACGCGGTCGGATCTTCAACCTTGGTCAATGAGAGGGTCACCCTGGCCTTTTTCCTTTTATGCAGGGCGATCATTTCAGTGAGGTTGATATCGGTTAAAATATCGCCGTTAACGACCACCAGCGGATCACGATCAAAGAACTCTTCGGCATTTTTAACCGCGCCGGCCGTCCCCAGCGGATACTTTTCGATCGAGTAATAGATCTTTACGCCAAGCTTTTTCCCGTCGTCCAGAATCTCCTGGATGTTCCCCATTAAATAGTGGAGGTTAAGGATCACTTCTTTTATGCCATGCCGCCTTAGCAGTTCGATCTGGTGCATGACAAACGGCCGGTTCACTACAGGCACGATAGGTTTTGGGGTATTGTAGGTCAGGGGCCTTAGTCTTGTCCCATATCCTCCGGCAATGATCACTGCCTTCATCTGGACATTTCCTTTTTCAGCCTGGTTATCGCTTCGATCGTCGTCGGATCGATCCCCTGAAGAATGGCGGCATAAACACTGGCAAAATCAGCCAAAAGGACCAGCGAAGCAAGGCGGGCGAACCGCGATTTCCCTTGCGAGAAAAACTCATTGATCCCGCCAAACTGCTGGCTCAAAAGAGACTTGGTTATTTCGATCCGTTTTTTTATCCGCTCATTGTCCGCCTCATCCCTTAAAATAATTAGGGCAAAGTTATATTTGTCCCTGGACATGGCAAAATAACTGGCGGTTTCGTTGTGGTTAACTTCTGGAAAAACGCTGGCAAAGGCGGGCAATTTTGTGTTTTCGTTAAACTGGTTTTTAAAGCGGTTGGCGACCGCGCCGGTCGTTCCGGCCGAGCCAATTATCACCGGGATCTTTCCGGCGATCTTTTTGGCCAACTGCTTGGCCGGGTTGCTCCGAACCGGGTTTGACGCCGAATACTCATCGCGCAGTTTTTTTATTAACGGCAAGCTCCTGAGTATCTCCGCTTCCTGCTCCTCAATCACCCCAAGCCGGCCCAAAACCTGAAGCAAAGGAACAAAAAGGTACATCAGCGCCGCCCTCGGCTGAAAACCCGTCGGGATAAGGACCATCGGCCAATTCTTTTGCGAAGCCATCTCTTTTAGTTTCCCGCCTGAAGTAATGCAGACAACCCGCGCGCCGCGAGCCTCCGCCTGACGGACGACGGCAAGGGTCTCTTCTGTTTCTCCGGAATAAGAAACCGCAACAACGGTCGCTTCGCTATCAACGTAGTCTGGCAACGAATAATTCTTAACGATAGTCACCGGACAGGTCAGGGGAAAAGCATCGGCCAGGATCTCCCCGGAAATACCCGACCCACCCATTCCGGAGATCACTACTAGTTTGGTCTTGAGCTTTTGTTCAATCGTGCCGATCAGCGGGAGCTTTAAGGCCGTTTCTATCATTGCCGGGACCTGTTCGACAGCAACCAGCATCTTCCCTTTGTCTATCTCGGCAACTTTTTCCTTTGTGTCTAAAAGTTCGATCTCCGCCATTATTCTTCAGCTTTGGCGATCTTTCCTTTCAATACCTCGATCGCCTTTTTTAATTGCGCGTCAATAAATCCTGATTTTGTTTTTAGCGCCGACTCGGCTGTTTCTTCGGCTTCGCTCGTCGGCAAGCTGACCACGACTTCCGCGGAGATCCCTTTCTTGTTAATATCTTCACCGTTGGGCGTTTGATATTTCGCGATCGTCAAAAGCAGCGCCGATCCATCCTGGAGCTGACGCACGTTCTGGACCGAAGCCTTGCCGAACGAGTGCTCCCCGACCAGGGTCGCGACCTTGTGGTCCCGCAGCGCACCAGCCAGGATCTCTGAGGCCGACGCGGACGATTCATTAATCAGCATCACGACCGGCTTTTTCCAGATCACCCTGCCGGTAGATTCCAGCAGCTCCCTTTTCCCTTCGCGGTCAACGGTCTGGACGATCGTTCCGTTAGGAATGAACATGCTCCCGATCTCTATCGCCATTTGCAGCAGCCCTCCACCGTTCCCCCTGACGTCGATGATCAGCCCGTCGGCCTCTCGGTTCTCCCGCATCGCTTTTTCAACTTCCCGGGCGGTGTTCATGTTCTCAAAGGTGTTAAGTTTTATATAAAGAATGTTTGGCTCATATCTTTTTACGACGACGCTTTTGATCACGATCTTGTCCCTGCCTAAAATATAATCCCTGGTTTCCTTCCAGCCTTTCCGCCAAATCGCCAGCTTAACCTTGCTGCCGCGCGGGCCCCTGATCATGCTGACCGCTTCGTCCAGTGCCATATGCTTTGTTTCTTTTTCGTCGATCTTTATGATCTTGTCTCCCGCCCGCAACCCGGCCTTATCCGCAGGAGTCCCATCGATCGGAGAAATGACCGCCAGCTGGTTGTCTTTCATCCCAATGTAAATACCTATGCCGAAATATTGCCCGCTCATCCTGATCTTCATTTCTTTGTAGGGCTGCGGCTCAAGAAAACGGGTATATGGATCATCAAGAGATTCCAGCATCCCCCTGATCGAACCATATACCATTTTTTGGCTGTCGACTTTTTTATCCACATAATCATTCCTGACCAGGTCCAAAGCCTGCAGGTAAACTTCGAATTTTCTCTCAAACTCTCCCTGGGCGACCCCTTTACCGATAAAAAAAGCGGTTACCGAGATCATAACTATCGCAATCCCCACCTGGAACTTTTTATTGTTAATCATCGCTTCCCTCCTACATTTTTGGCAAATATTTCGCCGGGTTGACCGGTCTTCCATTTTTACGCACTTCAAAATGCAAATGCGGGCCGGTTGAATAACCGGTGCTCCCTTCCAGCCCGATCGTTTGTCCCTGTATTATTTTTGATCCGACGGTCGCGTAGATCCTGGACATGTGGGCATAG from Candidatus Margulisiibacteriota bacterium encodes the following:
- a CDS encoding type II secretion system GspH family protein, whose translation is MRRGFTLVELLAVLAIFSLLTIIMLPSVNRLKDRLLVKTAASLSVSNLRRGQALALATSGQAECKTISPILPGVTAPSAKSIIFTADGYTLPGGSGTLVLNIRSGKPRKVIISSAGRVRGE
- the panC gene encoding pantoate--beta-alanine ligase, which translates into the protein MKAIADPLELQRLTGEVRRAGKRVGLVPTMGALHEGHLSLVEAARKKCDFLVVSIFVNPKQFGPNEDFKNYPRDLNKDLALLTPYEIDVVFTPEAEAMFPAGFSANVEINGGLVEALCGKSRPGHFSGVLTVVAKLFNLTRPDLAFFGEKDYQQQLIIRKMTKDLNFPIEIVTMPTIREANGLAKSSRNDYLKLDEREAAGVIFRALQLAKEKISKEPINAIKQQLRELVEKEPLAKIDYIELADPETLAEAGFDAKKVLVALAIWIGQTRLIDNLVVEKK
- the topA gene encoding type I DNA topoisomerase, which gives rise to MAKNLVIVESPAKARTLGKFLGKEYEVKASGGHIRDLPPKSLGVKVDHDFEPNYKIIKGKENIVKELKKDAAKAKMVYLAPDPDREGEAIAWHLNAILDVAKKTKRIEFHEITKVAVAKAIKTPREIDEARVNAQQARRVLDRLVGYKLSPLLWKKVRKGLSAGRVQSVAVRLICEREAEIKKFQAIEYWDVIAQLATEKEEEFSARLVAKGTHAVGGRPTSPEKKDNIIPSKEAVDQIMKELENASYIVKEVRKKEQNRHPAPPFITSSLQQEAARKLGFSPKKTMLLAQKLYEGEEVEGEGRVGLITYMRTDSVRISDEALKEVRLFVEDKFGGKYMPKDANHYKTKKSAQDAHEAIRPTSIARTPEKIKEALPPDEFRLYELIWKRFVACQMESAIFDQTSVDIAAGEYVFRSTGSVIKFDGFLKLYEESFDEEEEKEGRLPALTEKEELKKQEVRPEQHFTQPPARYTEASLVKELEHKGIGRPSTYAPILSTIQDRGYVEKEGRALKPTEIGVVTNGLLVKHFPEIMDITFTADMEDQLDDIIDNKIEWVDVLKKFYKPFAAALAEADIKMEKVKKEIMTDELCPKCGNKLVIRQGRYGDFYACSDYPKCTYTKDVEKPEGEGAAPEVQENCPKCGKPMVIKHGRFGSFLACSDYPTCKTTKPLLRKIGVKCPKDDGDVVMKKTRKGRIFYCCSNYPKCDYAAWQRPTAENKEETPKEGGNA
- the mutL gene encoding DNA mismatch repair endonuclease MutL, with product MPEIKLLPEDLINKIAAGEVVERPASVVKELVENSIDAGADRIVVEIEDGGKKLIRVSDNGCGMTEKEISLSLERHSTSKIRSVDDLFNIRTLGFRGEALPSIASISHLKIEKNPSAGLTIEVKDLFHNTPVRRKFLKSNATEIGRCGDIIAKYVLAYPGISFKYVSDGKTLLFSSGVGDLLAAVIAVYGAAVARELLPVNHSFGSGKVAGMISRPTISRVDKGYENFFVNSRYVRSFLLNRALEETYRTYIPNNRYPIAILSVTIDPGEVDVNVHPTKIEVKFMKNQEVMEAVRSASRSALKTITPVSSGSQDFSRQPQNYNQNVWEPQTLDGFFAGENTPAVQAPSDAVIGPEQPLIPLYQLKQAYIVATDGSGLSVIDQHAAHERIIYDQLSRQGEKVNVQALLLPETIELELPAAVVVKENLSLIQSFGFEVEEFGRNSFILRGIPAISGKNGGVGLFVDIANDLLATGKSDQVEAKKENLRKSVACHGAVKAGEPMTTVEMTTLIRNLFLTENPTTCPHGRPLIFGLTEIEIEKKFHR
- the aroA gene encoding 3-phosphoshikimate 1-carboxyvinyltransferase; the protein is MSQLLVQQAKAITGEITVPGDKSISHRAIMIGSIANGETKITGFLASADCLATIDCFRKLGIEIKKNKTEIRVKGKGLRGLVRPRERLYTGNSGTTIRLLAGILAGQSFTAEISGDESIGRRPMGRIAKPLRSMGADIQGRAMPGKEGELFPPLIINGGKLHGINYELPVASAQVKSAVLLAGLYAEGETTVREKNFSRDHTERMIEHFGGTIERGGLVTLKPTQELNAREVDVPGDISSAAFILAAATMVTGSELRIRNVGLNPTRTGILEIIHRMGGSVEVENEIIISGEPRGEIVARSARLHGIKIDGEIIPRIIDEIPIIAVLASQAEGVTEIRDARELRVKESDRIKTIATELRKFGVAVEELDDGLRISGPVKLKGGTIESSGDHRIAMAMAIAGLCATGRTVIEDTDCIETSFPGFAEMVRQFI
- a CDS encoding histidinol phosphate phosphatase domain-containing protein; this encodes MDDLGQRIEFHSHSIFSDGLLLPAALVREAEVKGHMALAITDHVDESNLESVIKALTHFERETKGKLPLIFIPGVELSYIQPKYISNYAKKARKLGARLIIVHGESPVEAVYPGTNRAAVAANGIADILAHPGKLTAEEASLAAKHGVYLELTAKPGHNSTNRHVAAQAKLAGAKLIVDTDCHDEKGLISQEQALQICREAGLSDEEARIVVRDNARELLKRIERP
- the hisD gene encoding histidinol dehydrogenase; translation: MLKIVTGAEVEKEVARLVAQKSLSGEFPEEKTVKEIVARTRREGDAALIDYSRKYDGVEILPGKIRISDDEINAAYDKVKIGFLDALTKAIQNITAFHKKQKNDEWFETLPLDVIMGQRLVPLERVGVYVPGGRATYPSSVVMNVIPAKVAGVKEIVLVSPPPISPYVLVAAKEVGVNEVYQAGGAQAIAALAYGTESIRRVDKIVGPGNIYVMLAKKQVFGVVGIESLAGPSDVLIIADDDAFPEFIAADLLAQAEHGPGSVAILITTSKPMIDGVQKELAEQKIKLKRQEIIEGSEIYLFHVESLGKAVELSNKIAPEHLGLEIGSPQRVLEKVKNAGAVFLGPHSPVAVGDYIAGPNHVLPTGGTARFSSPLGVYDFIKHQSIIGYTKPALKNVWKDVKLLSEVEGLDAHGHSMDVRFS
- a CDS encoding NDP-sugar synthase — translated: MKAVIIAGGYGTRLRPLTYNTPKPIVPVVNRPFVMHQIELLRRHGIKEVILNLHYLMGNIQEILDDGKKLGVKIYYSIEKYPLGTAGAVKNAEEFFDRDPLVVVNGDILTDINLTEMIALHKRKKARVTLSLTKVEDPTAYGLVIADHEGKITHFVEKPSWEKISLYAAYGATDRINAGFYIIEPEVFKKVPKGVEHSFERQLFPELLAGGEPMFAFFSDRYWIDIGKPAQYRQAHEAILREEVEIKISGSKAGKDVWLGEGTAVDKTAKINGPALVGDRSIVGPETRINGHSIIGHDVKIGAESVLERAIIWHGCKIGNHVSLSGCIIGFNCTIKDDVRIGEGVILADNTIIERGSIINA